The Chryseobacterium sp. JV274 sequence ACAACTCTTATGGCGGTTGGGCAGATAAGAAAAGGGAATGTTGTGATGCATCAACAGTTCATGATTTACAGTTATGCCTGTACTTTTGCTGCCGTGACACTGAGATTGTGGTATCCTTTGCTAACCAATATTACCGGTGATCCTGAAAACTCTTATACTGCTGTTGCCTGGCTGTGCTGGGTTCCTAATTTATTGACTGCCTATTTTATCAATAAAAGAATAGCTGTGATATAGATTTCCCTTCACAAAAGAGATTATATTCTACTCCGGCAGCTTTCCATACTCCATACTTTTCATCTCTAAGTTTAAATATTTATTTCCTTCATTTTTATAATGCTGAGGAGGCTGAAGACCCATGTATTTCATAATCAGAGGATAGATATAAGTCGTTTGGGTCTGTTTAGTTTCATGTCCGGTAATTCTATATGCTGCAGGAACTTTATCACCAAACCATACAAAAAATGGCACCTGAGTAGATTCTTTAGAGTCTATATGCAGTAATTTGTCACCCTGTATTTTAAGTCCATGATCTGAAGCATAGATCACTACGGAATTGGTGTTTTTCAACGTACGGAAAATATTATTGAAGACATAATCTGTATATTTTATGGAGTTGTCATAGCAGTTTAGATTCTCAGAATTCCAGTTGGGAGGAAGTCTGTTGCATGGATTGGGGTGGCTTCCCATGATGTGGAGAACTACAAATTTATCCTCTTTTTTCTGAATGACCTTCTCCAGTTCAGGGACAATCACTTCATCGTAGCCGTTTACCCATTTTTTATTTTTAGACATTGAAGCAATGGCTGTTATTCCTCTTGCGCTTGCCTGTGTGCTGAGCCAGAAAGAATTGTATCCGGTTTGGTTAGCCAGATTGATGATATTGTAGGATAGCTTGTCATAACGGTACCTGAATTCATCAGGATGAATGCTGGACAGCATTAAAGGCACACTCAGGTTGGTAATTCCTGCAGGAGAAACTGCATTGTCAAAAATCATCATGTTTTCAGCCTGCTGATCTGTATAGGGTGTTGTTTTTTTATGATAGCCATACAATGACATGTTTTGCTTTCTTTCGGATTCTCCAATAATAAAAATTACATTTTCAATCCCTGGCTGTATTTTTTTAATATTGAAAACAGGAACATTCTTTTTTATTTCATTGATATCTCTCTGGATATTCAATGCTGTATTGAAATCGGATAAATGGTAGTATACATTCTTTATCATTTTTCCTCCCCCTTTATTGCTTACATATGTGTGTTTAAGATGATATCCAAACGGTAGAATAAGCCACAGTAATGCAATGATGATAAACTTAGCATCAAAACGGACAACATTTTTTTTAAGGTAGTTCACAGAATATAGTAACATTCCCAGAAAAATCAAAAACAAAATACCCGGAAGTATAAACATGTAAGACATGCTCATTGCTTCATCTGGATTAGATTCAAGAATACTGATGGCCATTCCTACATTAAATCCGGAATGATAGATAAGGAAGCACGATGCTGATATTAGAAAATTAATGCTTAATAATAAGCACAGAATAACAGCAACGACTGAAGTATATTTATTTTTTAAAAGAAGCGCATTGAATACAAGGAAAGAACAAAACATAATTCCATATTCAAAAATACTCCGGATGCTTTCCAGCTTCTCTGACCCGAATAAATTATCAAAAATATAAGGGAAAGAAAGAAGAAAACCTGTGAGATAGATTAAAATAAGAAAAATCGGAATTATTTTTTTGAGCATGGTTGTATATATGTTTTCGGGGCTGTTAAGATCATTTTTTATAATCTTTCTTAAGAGTCTTCCGGGTGAGAGCCTGCTGAATATCAGAATCGTGTGTTGCTTGAGAAGAATTAATATCAGTTAATAATTCTTAGGGATTACAGATATTATATCAAGTCAAAAAAGAATCTTTTGAAAGATAAATTGCTACAGTTGTACGGAGCGTTGTTTCTGTCCGTTTAGATTTTCAATGATTGTAGAAAACGTAACTATAGAGCTGATATTGCAGATAAAGAATGGGAATAATGAGGGTGTGTTTCTTTCATCAAAAAATATATTTTTTTAATTAATAATAAGCCTAGGTTGTGTTTTTAATATTAAGCGATTTTTTCAGAACAAGGAGCATTGAAGAATTGATGCCATCGGGATTTTCAAACCGAATAATCATATCGTTATTTCATAACTAAACAATGCCTTTTTTACAAATGTACACGAAATTACCGATAAATGCAAGTAGAATTTTTACTATAAGTGGCTGGGATTACTACACTTTACGGTTGATATAGTCCATTGTGGCATTAGGAGTTGGGATGATTTTTGCCGGGTTTCCTATGACAACAGAATTGGACGGAACGTCAAAGTTGACATAAGAATTAGGAACAATCAATACATTATTTCCAATAGTAACAGCTCCTACAATAACGGCATTGGTACCTATCCATACTTCATCACCAATGATTGGAGAACCTTCATTTTTTCCACGGTTTTGCTGGCCGATGGTGACTCCCTGTGCGATATTACAGTTCTTTCCAATGACTGTTTTCGGATTGATAACAAGACTTCCCCAGTGCCCCAGATAAAAACCTTCCCCGATCTGGGTTTCAGGATAAATCTGAAATCCGTATTTGATCTGATAATGTCTTAATACAATTCTCCAGAAAGTATTCAAAAGAGGATTCTTCTGATACTTCTGAGCCTTTCTCAAAATG is a genomic window containing:
- a CDS encoding phosphoethanolamine transferase codes for the protein MLKKIIPIFLILIYLTGFLLSFPYIFDNLFGSEKLESIRSIFEYGIMFCSFLVFNALLLKNKYTSVVAVILCLLLSINFLISASCFLIYHSGFNVGMAISILESNPDEAMSMSYMFILPGILFLIFLGMLLYSVNYLKKNVVRFDAKFIIIALLWLILPFGYHLKHTYVSNKGGGKMIKNVYYHLSDFNTALNIQRDINEIKKNVPVFNIKKIQPGIENVIFIIGESERKQNMSLYGYHKKTTPYTDQQAENMMIFDNAVSPAGITNLSVPLMLSSIHPDEFRYRYDKLSYNIINLANQTGYNSFWLSTQASARGITAIASMSKNKKWVNGYDEVIVPELEKVIQKKEDKFVVLHIMGSHPNPCNRLPPNWNSENLNCYDNSIKYTDYVFNNIFRTLKNTNSVVIYASDHGLKIQGDKLLHIDSKESTQVPFFVWFGDKVPAAYRITGHETKQTQTTYIYPLIMKYMGLQPPQHYKNEGNKYLNLEMKSMEYGKLPE
- a CDS encoding serine O-acetyltransferase, which produces MADYSIIQKDFYRESGKWLSTFQIWKKCINPNLHFVYILRKAQKYQKNPLLNTFWRIVLRHYQIKYGFQIYPETQIGEGFYLGHWGSLVINPKTVIGKNCNIAQGVTIGQQNRGKNEGSPIIGDEVWIGTNAVIVGAVTIGNNVLIVPNSYVNFDVPSNSVVIGNPAKIIPTPNATMDYINRKV